One window from the genome of Kaistella carnis encodes:
- a CDS encoding IS256 family transposase yields MIDKEELLNNKDFYKSFKSGEDLTSFFKTMHKRAVEHMLEAELDDHLDTEKHQKTKDGNYRNGHQTKKIKTSFGEDEIKVPRDRESTFEPALVPKRHNIIEGLENVIISFYAKGMSVSDIEDQIKEMYDFDVSTSTISRITNAVSSEIVAWQNRPLEDLYLIVWLDGIVFKVRENSKVINKTIYLAVGLRRDGRKEVLGMWLGKNESSSFWMSVLTDIKARGVEDILITATDNLNGFTQTIRSVFPQSQTQICVVHQIRNACKYVVWKDRKAFTYDMKHIYNAPTKQAAEAALNDFAEKWESKYSYAIKSWRDNWDELTVFFEFPVEIRKIIYTTNLIENLNGKIRKYTKNKMSFPTDDAVLKSVFLALREATKKWTMPIRDWGIVLNQFMLIFEERLKL; encoded by the coding sequence ATGATCGACAAAGAAGAATTATTAAACAACAAGGATTTCTACAAATCCTTCAAGAGTGGAGAAGATTTAACCTCTTTCTTCAAAACAATGCACAAACGAGCCGTAGAACATATGCTCGAAGCCGAATTAGATGACCATCTGGATACCGAGAAACATCAAAAAACAAAAGACGGAAATTATCGCAATGGCCATCAAACCAAGAAGATAAAAACCTCTTTTGGCGAAGATGAAATTAAAGTTCCGCGGGATAGGGAAAGTACTTTTGAGCCAGCCTTAGTTCCCAAAAGGCATAATATTATTGAAGGTTTGGAAAATGTTATCATCTCATTTTATGCCAAAGGAATGAGTGTAAGTGATATTGAAGATCAGATCAAGGAAATGTATGATTTTGATGTTTCAACATCCACAATATCCAGGATTACCAATGCGGTTTCCAGTGAGATTGTCGCTTGGCAAAATCGGCCACTAGAGGATTTATACCTCATTGTTTGGTTGGATGGAATTGTTTTTAAAGTCCGTGAGAACTCAAAAGTTATCAACAAAACCATTTATCTTGCCGTTGGTTTAAGACGGGATGGAAGAAAAGAAGTTCTGGGAATGTGGCTTGGAAAAAACGAAAGTTCCAGTTTTTGGATGAGCGTTTTAACTGACATAAAAGCACGTGGCGTAGAAGATATACTAATCACTGCAACGGATAATCTCAATGGATTTACCCAAACTATTCGCAGTGTTTTCCCACAATCTCAAACTCAGATCTGCGTGGTGCATCAGATTAGAAATGCTTGTAAATACGTAGTTTGGAAGGACAGAAAAGCCTTTACTTACGACATGAAACACATTTACAACGCTCCCACCAAGCAAGCCGCAGAAGCCGCCTTAAATGATTTTGCAGAAAAATGGGAATCTAAATATTCGTATGCCATCAAATCCTGGAGAGATAATTGGGATGAATTAACGGTATTTTTCGAATTTCCGGTGGAAATCCGTAAAATCATTTACACCACCAACTTAATAGAAAATCTCAACGGAAAAATAAGAAAATATACTAAAAATAAAATGTCTTTTCCTACTGATGATGCGGTTTTAAAGTCAGTTTTCCTTGCCTTAAGAGAAGCAACAAAAAAATGGACAATGCCGATTCGAGATTGGGGAATCGTATTAAATCAATTTATGCTTATATTTGAAGAAAGGCTCAAGTTATAA